ATGAATATTCGCACGTATCCTGACAAGATCGAGGTTCAAGTAGTGTACACACTGCCTACGGCAACTGCTTCCTCTTGTACAGTGCTGTACGTCCTAAGCGGGGATGGGGAGATCCGGATTCGCGAAGAGCTGCATCCAGGCCGTAACCTTCCGGAAATTCCGGAGGTCGGGATGATGTTCCAGCTTGACGGAAGCTTTGAGAATCTGAAGTGGTACGGCAGAGGCCCCCATGAGAATCATTGGGATCGCGCTGAGAGTGCTAGGTTAGGCATTTACGAGGGAAAGGTAGCCGACCAATACGTTCCGTATTTGCGCCCTCAGGAGTGCGGGAACAAAACGGATGTCAGATGGGCGGAGCTTACCCGTGCCGATGGCATTGGGGTGCGGATTGAAGGCGCACCAACCGTAGAGCTGAACGCGCTGCCTTATACACCTGCCGAACTGGAAGAGCATGATCATATGTATAAGCTGCCCTTCAGCGATAAGGTCGCTCTGCGAGTGAACTACCGGCAAATGGGGGTCGGCGGCGATGATAGCTGGATGTCGAAAACGCATCCCGAATTTACGCTGTACGCCAACCGCAGCTATGCATACAGCTTTACAATGAAAGGGATTACTCAGTCATAATGGGGGAATGAGCAGTGGCACTGAAAGCATCCATGATCGTGGACAAAGATTTTATTCTGGCAGAGGTAGACCCGCGAATTTACGGTTCGTTTATCGAGCATCTTGGACGTGCGGTGTATGGCGGGATTTATGAGCCCTCCCATCCAACGGCTGACGAGCGCGGTTTCCGCCAAGATGCTTTGGAGGCTATTCGAAGATTGCAGGTTCCCATCATCCGGTACCCGGGAGGAAATTTCGTATCTGGCTACAATTGGGAGGATGGCGTAGGTCCTCAAGAGGAGCGCAAGCGTAAGCTGGAGCTGGCTTGGTGGACCACAGAAACCAATCAGGTCGGTACGAATGAATTCGCAGATTGGGCTAAGCTTGCCGGGTCAGAAGTTATGATGGCGGTTAATCTTGGTACCCGTGGCGTGGATGCTGCGCGGAATTTGGTTGAATATTGCAACCATCCGTCGGGCACTTACTGGAGCGACCTCCGCATTTCTCATGGCTACAAGGAGCCTCACAAGTTCAAAACATGGTGCCTAGGCAACGAAATGGACGGACCTTGGCAAATTGGCGCCAAAACGGCTGTCGAGTATGGGCGATTAGCCAATGAAACGGCTAAAGTGATGAAGTGGGTGGATCCGAGTCTGGAGCTTGTCGCTTGCGGCAGCTCCAGTCGGGGAATGCCGACCTTCGCAGATTGGGAAGCGACCGTGTTGGATTTGACATATGATCAAGTAGATTATCTGTCACTGCATACGTACTACAACAATAATGAGAACAATTCGGAGAATTTTCTTGCCCGTTCCATGGATATGGATCAGTTCATCGGGACTGTAGCTTCCATCTGTGATTACGTCCAAGCTAAGAAGCGTAGTAAAAAGAAGCTTTACCTTTCCTTGGACGAGTGGAACGTTTGGAATTCGATCGGCACCAGCCGTGCATCCGAACGCTGGCAGGTTGCGCCGGCTGAATTCGAGGATACCTATACCCTTGAGGATGCCCTTGTTGTCGGCTGCTGCCTGATCACGATGCTCAAGCATGCCGATCGGGTAAAAATGGCTTGTTTGGCACAGTTAATTAATGTTATTGCGCCGATCATGACAGAAAACGGAGGACCTCTCTGGCTGCAAACGACGTATTATCCTTATCTTCATGCTTCGCTTTATGGTAGAGGAAAGGTTCTGCAGCCTGTCATCCGATCGCCTAAATACGATTCCAAAGATTATACGGATATACCATATTTAGAAGCCATCAGTGTGTATAACGAGGAACAGGGCCACATTACGGTGTTTGCAGTAAACCGGCATCTTGAAGACATACTTGATTTGGATATCAACCTTCGCAGCTTCGGCCGTGTTAAGCTCATCGAGCATGTGGTACTGGAGCACGACAATATCAAAGCAACCAATACCAAGCTCCATCCAGAACAAGTGATTCCTCACAACCGCGGTACTGCACGGATAGAAGACGGCCATATCCACGCAAGATTATCCAAATCTTCATGGAATGTGATTCGTTTAGAAGTTATTCATGAAAACTAATAAACAAGGTCAGTCGGCGTTTTGCCGATTGACCTTGTTTGTCATAAAAGAAGAACTTGGGGATCCCCGTTGTTCTGAAAAAATAAAGTATTAGATATACTGAGAAAATAAAGTTGTAGACTGGGGGCATTAAGCTAAACGGGCAGGTTACTGGAGCAAAAATTCGATCCACAAATTGGTTCATATTGCTA
This genomic window from Paenibacillus hexagrammi contains:
- the arfA gene encoding arabinosylfuranosidase ArfA, whose product is MIVDKDFILAEVDPRIYGSFIEHLGRAVYGGIYEPSHPTADERGFRQDALEAIRRLQVPIIRYPGGNFVSGYNWEDGVGPQEERKRKLELAWWTTETNQVGTNEFADWAKLAGSEVMMAVNLGTRGVDAARNLVEYCNHPSGTYWSDLRISHGYKEPHKFKTWCLGNEMDGPWQIGAKTAVEYGRLANETAKVMKWVDPSLELVACGSSSRGMPTFADWEATVLDLTYDQVDYLSLHTYYNNNENNSENFLARSMDMDQFIGTVASICDYVQAKKRSKKKLYLSLDEWNVWNSIGTSRASERWQVAPAEFEDTYTLEDALVVGCCLITMLKHADRVKMACLAQLINVIAPIMTENGGPLWLQTTYYPYLHASLYGRGKVLQPVIRSPKYDSKDYTDIPYLEAISVYNEEQGHITVFAVNRHLEDILDLDINLRSFGRVKLIEHVVLEHDNIKATNTKLHPEQVIPHNRGTARIEDGHIHARLSKSSWNVIRLEVIHEN